A DNA window from Sphingomonas changnyeongensis contains the following coding sequences:
- a CDS encoding MBL fold metallo-hydrolase: protein MTSTIAFHGAAGTVTGSCYELDLGGRRLLIDCGLFQGSRSLETLNAEPFPFTPRRIEAVILTHAHLDHSGLLPRLVAAGFHGAVHCTPETAELLEHLLRDAARISEQDAERRNRRRDRADEPPVEPLYAIDDAERALTLLRPVALRTPFVPVEGVTAELWNAGHILGSSSVLINHRGMKLLFSGDLGPDGATLVADPEAPSGIDHVIMESTYGDRARDPLDPDQRRDRLAAEVTAARARGGNLLIPSFALERTQELLLDLAVLINRGRLPQAQIFIDSPLATRITRVFARHAARLDDVEDAHVFEHPAFHYVETVEQSRALERLSGAIIIAGSGMCEGGRIRHHLIDNLARSDSTLLFIGYQATGTLGRTILDGARRVRISGHDVAVRLTVRQLDDYSAHADRNGLIAWARARLPVTGTLFLTHGEKDALAALAGALGADFADVATPALGETWVLTPASPAVRRGGPRADTAELLGRGWQNDYAELAVNLRRDLGRIADPARRRAAIAELRAVLDAYRRP from the coding sequence ATGACCAGCACCATCGCTTTTCACGGTGCCGCCGGCACGGTGACCGGGTCCTGCTATGAACTAGATCTTGGCGGTCGCCGGCTGCTGATCGACTGCGGGCTGTTCCAGGGATCGCGCAGCCTCGAGACGCTGAACGCAGAGCCCTTTCCCTTCACCCCGCGCCGGATCGAGGCGGTGATCCTGACCCATGCCCATCTCGACCATTCGGGGCTGCTGCCCCGGCTGGTGGCGGCGGGGTTTCACGGCGCGGTCCATTGCACGCCCGAAACCGCCGAGCTGCTCGAACATCTGCTGCGCGACGCGGCGCGGATCAGCGAACAGGATGCCGAGCGGCGCAACCGGCGGCGGGACCGGGCCGACGAACCGCCGGTGGAGCCGCTCTACGCGATCGACGATGCCGAACGCGCGCTGACGCTGCTCCGGCCGGTCGCGCTGCGCACCCCGTTCGTCCCGGTCGAAGGGGTGACGGCCGAGCTGTGGAATGCCGGCCATATCCTGGGTTCGTCGTCGGTGCTGATCAATCACCGCGGCATGAAGCTGCTGTTTTCCGGCGATCTTGGGCCGGACGGCGCAACGCTGGTCGCCGATCCGGAAGCGCCCTCGGGGATCGATCATGTCATCATGGAATCAACCTATGGCGACCGGGCGCGCGACCCGCTCGACCCCGACCAGCGCCGCGACCGGCTGGCCGCCGAAGTGACGGCGGCGCGGGCGCGCGGCGGCAATCTGCTGATCCCCAGCTTTGCGCTTGAACGCACGCAGGAACTGCTGCTCGATCTGGCCGTCCTCATCAACCGGGGCCGGCTGCCCCAGGCGCAGATCTTCATCGATTCGCCGCTCGCCACGCGCATCACCCGCGTCTTTGCCCGCCATGCGGCACGGCTGGACGATGTCGAGGATGCCCATGTCTTTGAACATCCCGCCTTTCATTATGTCGAGACGGTCGAACAGTCGCGCGCGCTCGAACGGCTGTCGGGCGCGATCATCATCGCCGGGTCGGGCATGTGCGAGGGCGGGCGCATCCGCCATCACCTGATCGACAATCTGGCGCGCAGCGACTCAACGCTGCTGTTCATCGGCTATCAGGCGACCGGCACGCTGGGGCGCACGATCCTTGACGGGGCACGGCGGGTGCGGATTTCGGGCCATGATGTCGCGGTGCGGCTGACGGTGCGGCAGCTCGACGATTATTCGGCCCATGCCGACCGGAACGGGCTGATCGCCTGGGCGCGGGCGCGGCTGCCGGTGACGGGCACGCTGTTCCTGACCCATGGCGAGAAAGACGCGCTGGCGGCGCTGGCCGGGGCGCTGGGCGCGGACTTTGCCGATGTCGCGACACCGGCACTGGGCGAGACCTGGGTGCTGACCCCGGCCAGCCCGGCCGTCCGCCGGGGCGGCCCGCGCGCCGACACCGCCGAACTGCTCGGCCGCGGCTGGCAGAACGACTATGCCGAGCTTGCGGTCAATCTGCGCCGCGATCTGGGCCGGATCGCGGACCCCGCGCGCCGCCGCGCGGCCATTGCCGAACTGCGCGCCGTGCTGGACGCCTATCGCCGGCCCTGA